A genomic segment from Nitrosopumilus sp. K4 encodes:
- a CDS encoding glycosyltransferase family 4 protein codes for MKILAVIQRYHPAIGGSENLAKEFLDHLSINNNVKVITTNAKEIQSFWYKDTPKIEKRANDEYEIKRCNFEMPSEIKYEPDEKLSIMHSYPGPFSSELWQELVVKKPNADLIYATSFPHNHIIPAYIASKKYQIPLIIMPLIHQEFPEMYLSAIPLTILKNSDAIFVLTKSEKELIEKFGIKKEKISIIKPILQIEQDIKPVENKQDGKKKIVFIGSKSEVKGIFFLMDAVKNILEQTDDVELVIIGPETKEFDQYFKKIPKKIKNKIINKGVVSTKEKYKIISSCEFLVVPSKSESFGLVYLESWICSKPVIGCDIHPVSDIIEHEKDGLLVNFGNYEELRSSITELLNNTEKCKLLGKNGFLKAKRYNAGNSLELFEKKCNEVIQEFQKKH; via the coding sequence GTGAAGATCTTAGCAGTAATCCAAAGATATCATCCTGCAATAGGAGGTTCTGAAAATCTTGCAAAAGAATTTCTTGATCATCTTTCCATAAACAATAACGTTAAAGTTATCACAACCAATGCAAAAGAAATCCAATCGTTTTGGTATAAAGATACACCAAAAATTGAAAAAAGAGCCAATGACGAATATGAAATAAAAAGATGCAATTTTGAGATGCCATCAGAAATAAAATATGAACCGGATGAGAAATTATCCATTATGCATAGCTATCCAGGTCCATTCTCATCAGAATTATGGCAAGAATTAGTAGTAAAAAAACCAAATGCAGATTTGATTTATGCAACATCATTTCCACATAACCATATCATTCCTGCATATATTGCATCAAAAAAATACCAAATACCATTAATTATAATGCCCTTAATACATCAAGAATTTCCTGAGATGTATTTATCTGCCATACCACTGACAATTTTAAAAAATTCTGATGCGATATTTGTTTTGACAAAATCTGAAAAAGAATTAATTGAAAAATTTGGAATAAAAAAAGAGAAAATATCCATAATAAAACCAATATTGCAAATAGAACAAGACATTAAACCAGTAGAAAATAAACAAGATGGAAAAAAGAAAATAGTGTTTATCGGATCTAAATCGGAAGTGAAAGGAATATTTTTTCTAATGGATGCTGTGAAAAATATTTTGGAACAAACAGATGATGTTGAATTAGTGATAATAGGGCCTGAGACAAAAGAATTTGATCAGTATTTCAAAAAAATACCAAAAAAAATCAAAAACAAAATCATAAACAAAGGAGTAGTCAGTACAAAGGAGAAATACAAAATAATTTCATCGTGTGAATTTTTAGTTGTTCCATCAAAGAGTGAATCATTTGGATTGGTTTATTTGGAATCATGGATTTGCTCAAAACCGGTCATAGGGTGTGACATACATCCAGTTTCAGACATAATAGAACATGAAAAAGATGGGTTATTGGTAAATTTTGGCAATTATGAGGAATTAAGATCTTCAATAACTGAATTACTGAATAATACAGAAAAATGCAAGTTGTTAGGAAAAAATGGATTCCTCAAAGCTAAAAGATACAATGCAGGTAACAGTTTAGAATTATTTGAAAAGAAGTGTAACGAAGTCATTCAGGAGTTTCAGAAAAAACACTAA
- a CDS encoding NAD(P)-dependent oxidoreductase, with product MSELEKKNEITGVSSARNKNQKIVQIKNDILKINPSVMNKKFSDIIHLAALTDVEMCQKDPVKCFAINIEGTKNMLDIARKCDSKFVFMSTSHVYGVPNTTPIKEENPTRGLSVYAQSKIGGEVLCKHYANNYGMDVSVIRLFSVYGPSSPKHIVTTKIISQILDKKNIILGNIRPKRDFVFIEDVINAIKIVLEKNHGFNIYNVGSGKSYSIKEVVQILQKISGVETKIISSSSKKRKNEINNMVADIHKIKKIGWKPNTSLYEGLALTYNWFKNKKN from the coding sequence GTGTCGGAGTTAGAAAAGAAAAACGAGATAACAGGAGTATCATCTGCAAGAAATAAAAATCAAAAAATAGTTCAGATAAAAAACGACATTCTAAAAATAAATCCATCAGTCATGAATAAAAAATTTTCTGACATTATTCATTTAGCTGCATTAACAGATGTGGAAATGTGTCAAAAGGATCCTGTAAAATGTTTTGCAATAAACATAGAAGGGACTAAGAACATGCTAGATATTGCACGCAAATGTGATTCAAAGTTTGTCTTTATGAGCACTAGTCACGTTTATGGTGTTCCAAATACCACCCCAATAAAAGAAGAAAATCCAACAAGAGGATTATCAGTTTATGCTCAAAGTAAGATAGGAGGAGAAGTTTTGTGTAAACATTATGCTAATAATTACGGTATGGATGTATCTGTTATACGTTTATTTTCTGTATATGGTCCTAGCAGTCCAAAACACATAGTTACAACAAAAATAATTTCTCAAATTCTTGACAAAAAAAACATAATTTTAGGGAACATAAGACCAAAGAGAGATTTTGTTTTCATTGAGGATGTAATAAATGCGATAAAGATAGTTTTGGAAAAAAATCATGGGTTTAACATATACAATGTAGGAAGCGGTAAAAGCTACTCAATTAAAGAAGTAGTACAAATCCTGCAAAAAATTTCTGGAGTTGAAACCAAAATTATTTCAAGCAGTTCTAAAAAAAGAAAAAACGAGATAAACAATATGGTTGCAGACATACATAAAATCAAAAAGATCGGATGGAAACCAAATACAAGTTTGTATGAGGGTTTGGCATTGACATACAATTGGTTCAAAAACAAAAAAAATTAA
- a CDS encoding GDP-mannose 4,6-dehydratase — protein MKRALITGITGQDGAYLAQLLLKKNYKVSGTYRRLSTPNFWRLHYLDIYDKVVLIPADVRDSKSLYETLVKTDPDEVYHLSAQSFVGASFDQPLQTSDITGFGVLRMLEEIKKFNDKIKFYHAASSEMFGDSINKPKNENSPFHPASPYALAKVYGYWTVDMYRKAYGIHATNGILFNHESPIRGLEFVTRKISNGVAKIHLGLANDLKLGNLDAKRDWGYAPEYVEGIWKMVQQKKPEDYVLATNDSHSVKEFVLEACKAAGVSSKKIKSTKSNFRPLDVQYLQGDYSKAKKKLNWKPKTKFSELVKIMVNEDISRWERWLKGEYFFWDAITSGDDSYIIAKKRKN, from the coding sequence ATGAAACGTGCATTAATAACCGGAATTACAGGCCAAGATGGAGCATATCTGGCACAATTACTCTTGAAAAAAAACTACAAAGTGTCTGGCACTTATCGTAGATTATCCACTCCTAATTTTTGGAGACTGCATTATTTGGATATTTATGACAAAGTAGTTCTAATTCCTGCTGATGTTCGAGATTCAAAATCATTGTATGAAACTTTGGTTAAAACTGATCCAGATGAAGTTTATCACTTATCTGCACAAAGCTTTGTAGGTGCTTCATTTGATCAACCATTACAAACTAGTGATATTACTGGATTTGGTGTTCTTAGAATGCTTGAAGAAATAAAAAAATTCAATGATAAAATAAAATTTTATCATGCAGCCTCTAGTGAGATGTTTGGAGATTCAATCAACAAACCAAAAAATGAAAATTCACCATTCCATCCTGCAAGTCCCTATGCACTAGCAAAAGTTTACGGTTATTGGACTGTAGATATGTATAGAAAAGCATATGGAATTCATGCAACAAACGGAATTTTGTTTAACCATGAATCTCCTATTAGGGGATTGGAGTTTGTCACGCGAAAAATTTCTAACGGTGTTGCTAAAATACATCTTGGTCTTGCAAATGATCTAAAATTAGGAAATCTTGATGCAAAACGTGATTGGGGATATGCACCTGAATATGTTGAAGGGATATGGAAAATGGTACAACAAAAAAAACCCGAAGATTATGTTTTGGCCACAAATGATTCTCATTCTGTAAAGGAATTTGTCTTAGAGGCATGCAAAGCAGCAGGTGTTTCTTCTAAGAAAATCAAATCCACTAAATCAAATTTCAGGCCTCTTGATGTACAATATCTTCAAGGAGACTATTCAAAAGCAAAGAAGAAACTTAACTGGAAACCTAAAACTAAATTTTCAGAATTAGTAAAAATCATGGTTAATGAAGATATTTCTAGATGGGAAAGATGGCTTAAAGGTGAATACTTTTTCTGGGATGCAATTACTTCTGGTGATGATTCTTACATCATAGCTAAAAAGCGAAAAAATTAA